The genomic stretch TCGCGGTCCACTACACCGTCGGCGATCAGCCGCATCGCGCGGGCCACCAGGTCGGCGCGCTGGTTCCACTCCGGGGAGCCGGGGCTGGTGTCCGGGCGGCAGCGCTTGCAGGCCCGGAACCCGGCCTGCTGGCAGGCGGCCGCGCTCGGGTAGAACGTCATGTTCTCCGGCTTGGGCGGGACGACGGGACAGCTGGGCCGGCAGTAGATCCGGGTGGTCAGGACGGCCGTGAAGAACCACCCGTCGAACCGGGCGTCCTTGGACTGCACGGCGCGTACACAGTGCTCCCGGTCGAGGTGCGTCGTCGCTGTCTGCATGCCTCCAGCATCGGCCAACCGGAGTGGCGATCGCTGGCGGAAATCCGACTCCAGCGTCGGCCTACCTGCTCCTACGGGGCTTGCCGTACGGTCTGCCGGAACCCGGTGATCCACTCGGCGGTGTGGCGCAGCCCGCCGAATGTGTAGAAGTGCACCTTCACCGCGCCGTGCCGCTCGGGGTCGTAACGCTGGGCGAGGGCGTGCAGGAAGCGGTCCGGGCCGGTCGTGCCCATGAGGTTGGTCAGCGAGAAGCCGTACTTGCGGGCGACGGAGGCGCTGGTCGCGACGCCGAACCGGGTGGCGTAGCCGAGCAGCCGGCGCACGCCCGCCGGTCCGGGCACGCCGATGCGTACCGGCAGGTGCACGCCCCGCGCACGAGCGGCCTCCAGCCAGCTCAGGACCGGTTCGACGTCGAAGCCGAACTGGGTGATGACGTCGCCGCCGAAGCGGTGCGCGCCGATGGCCGCCGCCTTGTCGGTGAGCGCCGACCAGAGGGTGCCGTCGGCTATCGCGGGGTGGCCCTCCGGGTATCCGCTGATACCGATGTGGCGGACGCCGTGGTGCTGGAGCAGCCCGGTGCGCAGCACGGCGAGGGCGTCGCCGTACGGGCCCTCGGGCCGGGCGGGATCGCCGCCGACGACGAAGACGTTCTCGGCGGTGCCGTCCGCGGCCAGCCCGGACAGGAACTCCTCCAGGGCGGCGCGGGAGGGCAGGCGGCGCGCGGAGATGTGCGGCACGGGGACGAAGCCGAGCCGCTTGACCGCGCGGGCGGCCGCCAGCCGCGTGCCGAGATCCTCACCGGCGAGGAAGGTGATGTTGATCCGGGTGCCCCGCGGGATACTGCGCTGCGCCTCCTCCAGCCGGGGCACGTCCTTGCCGGTCATCTCCAGGGAGAAGTCGTCCAGCAGAGCGGCACCGACGGCCGGGGGGACGGTGAGAGCGGGGTTCATCGAGCTCCTC from Streptomyces roseochromogenus subsp. oscitans DS 12.976 encodes the following:
- a CDS encoding methylenetetrahydrofolate reductase, with the protein product MNPALTVPPAVGAALLDDFSLEMTGKDVPRLEEAQRSIPRGTRINITFLAGEDLGTRLAAARAVKRLGFVPVPHISARRLPSRAALEEFLSGLAADGTAENVFVVGGDPARPEGPYGDALAVLRTGLLQHHGVRHIGISGYPEGHPAIADGTLWSALTDKAAAIGAHRFGGDVITQFGFDVEPVLSWLEAARARGVHLPVRIGVPGPAGVRRLLGYATRFGVATSASVARKYGFSLTNLMGTTGPDRFLHALAQRYDPERHGAVKVHFYTFGGLRHTAEWITGFRQTVRQAP